AACCCCGCACGGCACCGGCCGGACGAGCGCCACCCGCGACGCGCGGGTGCGTGGAGGCGTGGAGGCGTGGAGGCGTGGAGGCGGGGCGTTGCTGCGCGGCGGGACGCCGGGGCGCAGAATCCGGGACGTGCTGGACTGGGCGCCGTCGGGCTGGGTGCTGCCGAACCCGCCGCCGCTGACGTGGCCGCCGCCGGGCCGGTCGCTGCCGGGCCGGTCGCCGTTGGACTGGTCGCTGCTGGACTGGTCGCTGCTGGCGGGGTCCCGGCCGATGGTGGCCGCGGTGGCGGCGGGCGCGGTCGCGCTGGCCGCGCTGCTGGCCGGCCGGGGCGGGCCGTGGTGGCTGCGGCGGGTGCCGGTGGCCGCGGCCGTCGCCGTCGTGCCGGTCGCGGTCGCCGTGCCGGTGCTGCGCCGGTGGGGCCCGGTGCGCGACCCCCTGCCGCCGGTGGTGCCGCTGTGCGCGGCCGTGGCGCTGCTGGCCCTGGCGCTGGCCGCGACCCGGCTGCTCGCGCGCCCCCGCCGCGCCCGGCGCCTGGCGTGGGTGCCCGCGGCGGTCGTGGTCGTCCTGGCCTGCGCGGAACTGGTCAACGCCCACTACGGCCAGTACCCCACCGTCCGCGCCGCGCTGGGGCTGCCCTCGTGGACGCAGACCACCCTGGACCAGGTGCTGCCACCCGGCCAGCCCGTGGCCGCCACCGCCGGGGACACCCCGCTGGACAGCACCTGGAACCCCCCGAAGAACCTGCCCGCCACCGGCGTGGTGGCCCCGGTGACCATCCCCGGCCGCGTCTCGCGGTTCCCCGCCCGCCCCGGCTGGGTGTGGCTGCCGCCCGCCTACCGGGTCTCACCACGACCGCTGCTGCCGGTGCTGGTGCTGGTCAACGGCCAGCCCGGCAACCCCCGCGACTGGCTCGACGGCGGCCTGCTCGCCCGCCGCATGGACCGCTACGCCGCCGCCCACCGCGGCCTGGCCCCGGTGGTCGTCGTGCCCGACGACCTCGGCGGCACCCTGGACAACCCCATGTGCCTGGACTCGCACCTGGGCAACGCCCGCACCTACCTCGCCCGCGACGTCCCCGACTGGGTGACCGCCACCCTCCAGGTCGACCCCGCGCCGCGGGCGTGGGCCTTCGGCGGGTTCTCCCACGGCGGCACCTGCGCGGTGCAGATGGCCGTGACCGCGCCCGAGCGCTACCCGACGTTCCTGGCGATCTCCGGGGAGGACGAGCCGCGCCGGGGCAGCCGCGAGCAGAGCGTGGCCGACGCCTTCGGCGGCGACACCGCCGCGTTCACCGCGGTCAACCCCCGCGACGTCATGGCCGCCCGCCGCTTCCCCGGCACCGCCGGGCACTTCGTCGTCGGCGCCGACGACGAGGAGTTCCGCGCCCAGGGCGAGCGGATGTACGCCGCGGCGCGCGGGGCGGGCATGGACGTGGCGCTGTCGGTGCTGCCCGGAGGGCACGGGTGGGAGGTGTGGGGGCCGGGGCTGGAGCAGCAGTTGCCCTGGCTGGGCACCCGCCTGGGGATCACCTCCTGACCCCAGCGGACCACACCCTCCTGCGGACTCTGGCCCGCGTCGACCTCGCCCCGGCCCCCAGCCGCGAGCCGATCCCGACCGGCCCGCACCACGTCCGCCCGGCACCCCCGCCTCAGTCGCCGCCCCGCCGGAACCAGCGGCAGCCGTAGGGGCCCAGCTCGATGCGCGCCTTGCCCTTCTTCACCGGCACCGTGCCGTCGACCAGCAGGTCGGTCAGGTCGCCGTCCAGATCGCCGACCTCCACCACCGCGTCGTGGTCGCCCAGGTTGTGCACGGCCAGCACCGTGCCGCCGTCGACGTCGCAGCGGTGCGCCAGCACCGACGGTTCGGCGGTGTCGATCACCCGCACGGTGCCCCACGCCAGCTCCGGGCACTCGCGGTAGCGCTCGACCAGCAGCCGCACCCACGACAGCAGCGAGTCGGGGTCGCGGCGCTGCTCGGCCGCGGCGTCCCACCACATCGGGGTGCGCACGGCCTCCCGCCCCTCCAGGGACAGGTCCTCGGTCATGCCCACCTCCTCGCCGTAGAACAGCACCGGGGTGCCGGGCAGGGAGAACAGCAGGCTGTAGACCATCTTGACCCGCTCGATGTCGCCGCCCAGCATCGAGGGCAGGCGGCGGCGCAGGCCGCGGCCGTAGAGCTGCATGTCCTTGTCCGGGCCGAAAGCGGCGAAGACCTCCTGCCGCTCGGGCTCGGTGAGCTTGTCCAGGGTCAGCTCGTCGTGGTTGCGCACGAACGTGGCCCAGTGGCAGTCGCGCGGCGGCTGCGGCCGCTCCTTGAGCACGTGGGTCAGCGGGCTGGCCTCCTGCCGCGCCAGCGACAGGTACATCTGCTGCATGCCGATGAAGTCGAAGCACATGTGCAGCTCGTCGCCCACGCCGTCGGCGCCGCCGAAGAACCTCATCGCCTCGGTGTAGGGCAGGTTGACCTCGCCCAGCAGCACCGCCTCACCGTTGCGGCGCGACAGGAACGCCCGCAGGTCGGCCAGGTAGTCGTGCGGGTCGGGCAGCGCCTCGACCGGCGCCTCCAGCAGGAACGGCACCGCGTCCACCCGGAACCCCGACAGGCCCAGCTCCATCCAGAAGCCCATCACCCGGGCGATCTCGTCGCGCACCGCCGGGTTGGCCACGTTCAGGTCGGGCTGGTGCCGGTAGAAGCGGTGCAGGTAGTACTTGCCCGCCTTGCGGTCGTAGGTCCACAGCGACTTCTCCTTGTCGGGGAAGACCACGCCCTGGTCGGCGTCCGGCGGCTTCTCCTCGGCCCACACGTACCAGTCGTGCCGCGGCGAGTCCGGGTCGCGGGCCTCCTGGAACCACGGGTGCTGGTCGGAGGTGTGGTTGACCACCAGGTCGGCGATCACCCGCATGCCCCGGTCGCGGGCGGTGCGCACGAACTCCACGAAGTCGCCCAGCGTGCCCAGGCGCGGGTCGACGTTGTAGAAGTCGGTGATGTCGTAGCCGTCGTCGCGGTCGGGGGTGGGGAAGAACGGCATCAGCCACAGGCAGGTCACGCCCAGCCGGTGCAGGTGGTCGATCTTCTGGATCAGGCCCCGGAAGTCGCCGTAGCCGTCGCCGTCGGAGTCGTGGAAGGTCTCCACGTCCAGGCAGTAGACCACCGCGTTCTTCCACCACAGGTCGGCGGTGCTGGTCAGCTTCACCCCCGCACCTCCGGCAGCACGCGCTCGCCGAACACGTCGAGGAACCGCTGCTGCTCCTGCCCCACGTGGTGCAGGTAGATCTCGTCGAAGCCCAGGTCGGCGTACTCGCGCAGGACCTTGGCGTGCCGCGCGGGGTCGGCGGAGATGTTGACCACCCGCGCGACCTGCTCGACGGTGACGTGCTCGGAGACGATGTCGAAGGTCTCGGCCAGGTCCAGGTCCCAGCACACCGGCGGGGCGAACACGTTGCTGCGCCACTGCTCGTGCGCGATCGCCGCGGCCTCCTCGTCGGTCTCGGCCCAGCTCAGGTGCACCTGCAGGTGCAGCTTGCCGCGACCGCCCGCGTCCCGGTAGGCGTCGTGGACCCGGCGCAGCTGCTCGACCGGGGCGTTGACGGTGATCAGGCCGTCGGCCCACTCGGCGCACCAGCGCGCGGTCTGCTCGCTGACCGCCGCACCGATCAGCAGCGGCGGTTCCTCGGGCCGGGTCCACACCCTGGCCCGGTCGACGGTCACCAGCCCCCGGTGGGTGACCTCCTCGCCGCGCAGCAGCGCGCGGATCACCTCCACGCACTCGCGCAGCCGCGCGTTGCGGGTGGCCTTGTCCGGCCACACCTCGCCGGTGACGTGCTCGTTGCTGGCCTCACCGCTGCCCAGCGCCGCCCAGAACCGGCCC
This portion of the Saccharothrix syringae genome encodes:
- a CDS encoding alpha/beta hydrolase encodes the protein MLDWAPSGWVLPNPPPLTWPPPGRSLPGRSPLDWSLLDWSLLAGSRPMVAAVAAGAVALAALLAGRGGPWWLRRVPVAAAVAVVPVAVAVPVLRRWGPVRDPLPPVVPLCAAVALLALALAATRLLARPRRARRLAWVPAAVVVVLACAELVNAHYGQYPTVRAALGLPSWTQTTLDQVLPPGQPVAATAGDTPLDSTWNPPKNLPATGVVAPVTIPGRVSRFPARPGWVWLPPAYRVSPRPLLPVLVLVNGQPGNPRDWLDGGLLARRMDRYAAAHRGLAPVVVVPDDLGGTLDNPMCLDSHLGNARTYLARDVPDWVTATLQVDPAPRAWAFGGFSHGGTCAVQMAVTAPERYPTFLAISGEDEPRRGSREQSVADAFGGDTAAFTAVNPRDVMAARRFPGTAGHFVVGADDEEFRAQGERMYAAARGAGMDVALSVLPGGHGWEVWGPGLEQQLPWLGTRLGITS
- a CDS encoding TIGR03885 family FMN-dependent LLM class oxidoreductase, which produces MTVIGVHASHEQVHPSALLAAVQRAEQVGFDAAMSSDHFSPWSSRQGQSAFAWSWLGAALQSTSLPFGVVNAPGQRYHPAIIAQAIATLGAMYPGRFWAALGSGEASNEHVTGEVWPDKATRNARLRECVEVIRALLRGEEVTHRGLVTVDRARVWTRPEEPPLLIGAAVSEQTARWCAEWADGLITVNAPVEQLRRVHDAYRDAGGRGKLHLQVHLSWAETDEEAAAIAHEQWRSNVFAPPVCWDLDLAETFDIVSEHVTVEQVARVVNISADPARHAKVLREYADLGFDEIYLHHVGQEQQRFLDVFGERVLPEVRG
- a CDS encoding alpha-amylase family protein, encoding MKLTSTADLWWKNAVVYCLDVETFHDSDGDGYGDFRGLIQKIDHLHRLGVTCLWLMPFFPTPDRDDGYDITDFYNVDPRLGTLGDFVEFVRTARDRGMRVIADLVVNHTSDQHPWFQEARDPDSPRHDWYVWAEEKPPDADQGVVFPDKEKSLWTYDRKAGKYYLHRFYRHQPDLNVANPAVRDEIARVMGFWMELGLSGFRVDAVPFLLEAPVEALPDPHDYLADLRAFLSRRNGEAVLLGEVNLPYTEAMRFFGGADGVGDELHMCFDFIGMQQMYLSLARQEASPLTHVLKERPQPPRDCHWATFVRNHDELTLDKLTEPERQEVFAAFGPDKDMQLYGRGLRRRLPSMLGGDIERVKMVYSLLFSLPGTPVLFYGEEVGMTEDLSLEGREAVRTPMWWDAAAEQRRDPDSLLSWVRLLVERYRECPELAWGTVRVIDTAEPSVLAHRCDVDGGTVLAVHNLGDHDAVVEVGDLDGDLTDLLVDGTVPVKKGKARIELGPYGCRWFRRGGD